A single Bacteroidales bacterium DNA region contains:
- a CDS encoding AsmA-like C-terminal region-containing protein, which translates to SGLLKNYSSDSSASALKFLQKGFFRFEDVSLKIKRLPLDLQEVNGTALWSQTIRLDSVSMKMNNSEMKISGELENLVNYILQNGILKADLDITVNKIDITKYLRNTSSSSGKQGNRKFALFPDRIWLRSDIHSGLFVAGKFEAKSVNVSLLARKDSIYMNKIGFRFPDGLITGSALISYDRRHRYTVICDAQPDKINIQELFYEFDNFTQSFILDKNLRGQLEGSLSCFVQWDSTLNLIPSSISARGNFKISNGELVQFEPMLKLSKYIDVQELKHIRFKTLENTITINNRIVEIPEMDIHSSAFNISVEGTHNFDNAFEYHLRVLLSEVLFNKARNKKKEIDDFLIEDNPQERTTIPLIVAGTPDDFEVNLDRKKVFGLGNKNRNDRKANIKPPSENVKVEWEEPVKETNQEKKPTKSNSSDVVIEWDE; encoded by the coding sequence ATCAGGTTTATTAAAAAACTATAGTTCTGATAGTTCTGCATCCGCACTTAAATTTTTGCAGAAAGGTTTTTTCCGATTTGAAGATGTTTCATTGAAGATTAAACGATTGCCACTTGATTTGCAGGAGGTAAACGGTACCGCCCTATGGAGCCAAACCATCCGGCTTGATAGTGTTTCGATGAAAATGAACAATTCGGAAATGAAAATTTCAGGTGAACTTGAGAATCTTGTAAATTATATTCTACAAAACGGAATTCTTAAAGCTGATCTTGATATTACAGTGAATAAAATTGACATTACCAAATATTTAAGAAACACATCCTCATCTTCAGGAAAACAAGGGAACAGGAAATTCGCTTTATTTCCTGACCGCATATGGCTCAGGTCAGATATTCATTCCGGGTTGTTTGTAGCGGGGAAATTTGAAGCTAAGTCGGTTAATGTAAGCCTGCTGGCAAGGAAGGATTCGATTTACATGAACAAGATCGGGTTTCGCTTTCCTGATGGTTTAATAACCGGGTCGGCACTGATATCGTATGACCGCAGGCACAGGTATACAGTTATATGCGATGCTCAACCCGATAAAATAAACATTCAGGAATTATTTTATGAGTTCGATAATTTTACTCAAAGCTTTATCCTGGATAAAAACCTTCGCGGGCAGCTGGAAGGCTCATTAAGTTGCTTTGTGCAATGGGATTCGACTTTAAATCTTATCCCCTCGTCAATATCCGCACGTGGCAATTTCAAAATTTCAAACGGAGAACTGGTGCAGTTTGAGCCAATGCTTAAGCTCTCAAAGTACATTGACGTGCAGGAATTAAAGCATATTCGTTTCAAAACCCTCGAGAATACAATCACAATCAATAACCGGATTGTTGAAATACCTGAAATGGATATACATTCATCGGCATTTAACATTAGTGTCGAAGGAACCCATAACTTTGATAACGCATTTGAATACCACCTGCGGGTTTTGCTTTCTGAAGTCCTTTTCAATAAAGCGCGAAACAAGAAGAAAGAAATAGATGATTTTCTTATCGAGGATAATCCCCAGGAGCGAACTACGATTCCTCTCATCGTAGCCGGTACGCCGGACGATTTTGAAGTAAACCTGGACAGGAAAAAAGTTTTTGGTTTGGGTAATAAAAATCGTAACGATAGGAAAGCGAATATTAAGCCGCCTTCTGAGAATGTAAAAGTTGAATGGGAGGAACCTGTAAAGGAAACCAACCAGGAAAAGAAACCAACTAAAAGCAATTCATCAGATGTTGTAATTGAATGGGATGAATAA
- a CDS encoding HAMP domain-containing sensor histidine kinase, with protein MNLFKNKQYWQILLFIAAVVIGISSLLYTNQLVTKMARQEHLKAAMLANAYTQIVNAEPSDQNLDFFAGVIQDNETIPVIVTDSAQNLIFSRNLDTSRLRNPTYVKKMLGEMKENSEPISITLVPDKQYLYYNESLLLTRLKYYPYIQLGIILLFIFVAYLALRTSRKFEENKVWVGLTRETAHQLGTPISSLLAWMEMMKIRNSDEEMLKELEKDVSRLEKITERFSKIGSKPVMSQQDIRLVIQNAVNYIKSRSSDKIHFSIDLPTAPLDAPLNAALFEWVIENLCKNAIDALQGKGHIKISASNLNQWVQIDVSDTGKGMPKSMFKSVFEPGFTTKKKGWGLGLSLVKRIIEEYHEGRIFVYQSEINKGTVFRILLKKP; from the coding sequence TTGAACTTATTTAAAAATAAACAGTACTGGCAAATTCTGCTCTTTATAGCGGCAGTTGTAATTGGTATATCATCACTTCTTTACACAAACCAGCTTGTCACTAAAATGGCAAGGCAGGAGCATTTAAAAGCTGCTATGCTAGCCAACGCATACACTCAGATTGTAAATGCAGAGCCATCCGATCAGAATCTTGACTTTTTTGCCGGTGTTATACAGGACAATGAGACCATCCCTGTAATTGTTACGGATTCCGCACAGAACTTGATATTTTCGCGAAATCTGGATACTTCAAGACTCAGGAATCCCACATATGTAAAGAAAATGCTGGGAGAAATGAAAGAAAATTCAGAACCCATATCCATTACGCTTGTTCCGGATAAACAATACCTGTATTACAATGAATCGCTCCTGTTGACCCGGCTCAAGTATTACCCGTATATCCAACTGGGCATCATCCTGTTATTCATATTTGTCGCATATCTTGCTTTAAGAACGTCCCGTAAATTTGAAGAAAATAAGGTTTGGGTGGGTCTTACCCGGGAGACTGCTCACCAGCTTGGTACGCCTATATCTTCTTTGCTTGCCTGGATGGAAATGATGAAAATAAGGAATAGCGATGAAGAAATGCTTAAGGAACTTGAGAAAGATGTAAGCCGTCTTGAAAAGATAACCGAGCGCTTTTCAAAAATAGGATCAAAGCCTGTAATGTCTCAGCAGGATATCCGACTGGTGATCCAAAATGCAGTCAATTACATTAAATCGAGGTCATCTGATAAAATTCATTTTTCAATTGACCTGCCTACGGCGCCTCTTGATGCTCCGCTCAATGCCGCCCTTTTTGAATGGGTAATAGAAAACTTATGCAAGAATGCGATTGATGCTCTGCAGGGCAAAGGACATATCAAAATTTCGGCTTCTAATTTAAATCAATGGGTTCAGATTGATGTAAGTGATACGGGCAAAGGAATGCCAAAATCAATGTTTAAGAGTGTTTTTGAACCCGGATTTACAACTAAAAAGAAAGGATGGGGTCTGGGCCTGTCACTTGTTAAGAGAATCATTGAGGAATATCATGAGGGCAGGATCTTTGTTTACCAATCGGAAATTAACAAGGGAACCGTTTTCCGCATACTCCTTAAAAAGCCATGA
- the rnpA gene encoding ribonuclease P protein component yields MKRFSFAKHERLVLLNEIDSLFKEGKSYSCSPLRILYRPNTTGKIQVIVTISRKRFKRAVDRNSIKRKIREAYRLNKELLKPIPSYNSLNIAFIYTGDNKNAEYAEIENSLVTLMKRLLDQFSEPVHINTEKKF; encoded by the coding sequence ATGAAACGATTCTCATTCGCTAAACACGAAAGACTTGTTCTTTTAAATGAAATAGACTCTCTTTTTAAAGAAGGGAAGAGTTACAGTTGTTCCCCGTTGAGAATTCTCTACAGGCCTAATACAACAGGTAAAATCCAGGTTATTGTAACTATATCCCGTAAAAGATTTAAAAGAGCTGTCGACCGAAACAGTATAAAAAGGAAAATAAGGGAAGCTTACCGCCTGAATAAAGAATTGTTAAAGCCAATCCCTTCATATAATTCTTTAAATATTGCCTTTATTTATACAGGCGACAATAAAAATGCAGAGTATGCCGAGATTGAAAATTCACTCGTTACCCTGATGAAACGTCTTCTTGACCAGTTTTCAGAACCGGTTCATATTAACACTGAAAAGAAATTCTGA